The genomic stretch GCGACTCGAGATCGAGTTGCCGGCAGAGTACCGGGTCGAGGCATCGGATAAGCCGCGCTTGGGCACGATCGCCAACCTGAGCGCGGGAGGTGCGGCGCTTCTGACCGACCGCCAGATTCCCCCGCGTGCGCTGCTGCATCAGTTTCGCTTCTCACTGCCGGGGGACAAAGGTCCGGAGGACTCGCTCGAGGCCTCGGCGGTCCTCGTCCATGCGCGGCCTTACAAGACCGACGTGGGGACCATCGGCTACTGCTCCGGCCTGCACTTTCTGGGCTTCGAGAGCCGGGCTTTCGAGCGCCTCGAGAACTTCGTGCTCGACCGTCTCGAGCTCGCCAAGAGACAAGCCCGCTGAGCCGCCCGCCGGAGCTCGGACAGGATCTCATTG from bacterium encodes the following:
- a CDS encoding PilZ domain-containing protein; the encoded protein is MLERSRLNPRLEIELPAEYRVEASDKPRLGTIANLSAGGAALLTDRQIPPRALLHQFRFSLPGDKGPEDSLEASAVLVHARPYKTDVGTIGYCSGLHFLGFESRAFERLENFVLDRLELAKRQAR